The following proteins are co-located in the Anser cygnoides isolate HZ-2024a breed goose chromosome 2, Taihu_goose_T2T_genome, whole genome shotgun sequence genome:
- the DAZL gene encoding deleted in azoospermia-like isoform X2 has protein sequence MATAWSIHGTLPHENSANAEAQCASISEDNTNLSTTCQGYVLPEGKIMPNTVFVGGIDIRMNEAEIRSYFERYGAVKEVKIITDRTGVSKGYGFVSFLDNVDVQKIVESQINFHGKKLKLGPAIRKQQNLCSYVQPRPLVFNPPAPQFHSVWSNQSTETYMQPPAVVSPLTQYVQTYPYSSPALLIQQQVPVGYQPAYNYQVQPQWVPGEQRNYIMPPVYTSVNYHYSEDPEFIQTECVVPEPTQSSSNSPQKKSVDRSIQTVVSCLFNPENRLRNTFVSQEDYFKERRAHHFRKGRAVLKSV, from the exons ATGGCAACAGCTTGGAGTATCCACGGAACATTGCCTCATGAAAAC tctgcaaATGCAGAAGCGCAGTGTGCAAGCATCTCAGAAGATAATACCAATTTGTCAACAACCTGTCAAGGATATGTTTTACCAGAAGGAAAAATCATGCCAAATACAGTCTTTGTTGGTGGAATCGATATAAGG atGAATGAAGCAGAAATTCGGAGTTACTTTGAACGATATGGTGCTGTGAAAGAGGTGAAAATAATCACTGACAGGACTGGTGTTTCTAAAGG GTATGGATTCGTATCATTCCTGGACAATGTGGATGTTCAGAAAATAGTAGAA tcaCAAATCAACTTCCATGGCAAAAAGCTGAAACTGGGGCCAGCGattagaaaacaacaaaatttgt GTTCTTATGTGCAACCGAGGCCATTAGTTTTCAATCCTCCTGCCCCCCAGTTCCATAGTGTATGGAGTAATCAAAGTACAGAGACCTACATGCAGCCTCCAGCTGTGGTGAGCCCACTAACTCAATATGTACAG ACATATCCGTACAGCTCCCCAGCTTTATTGATACAGCAGCAAGTTCCTGTAGGATATCAGCCAGCTTACAACTATCAG GTTCAACCACAATGGGTTCCTGGGGAGCAAAGAAATTATATTATGCCTCCG gTTTATACTTCAGTCAACTATCACTACAGTGAGGATCCTGAATTTATACAGACAGAATGTGTTGTTCCAGAGCCCACACAGTCGTCTAGTAACAGTCCACAAAAG AAGTCTGTGGACAGGAGCATACAAACGGTAGTATCCTGTCTGTTTAATCCTGAGAATCGTCTGAGGAACACCTTTGTATCACAAGAAGACTACTTTAAG GAGAGGCGGGCGCATCacttcagaaaaggaagagcagtACTCAAAAGTGTTTAA
- the DAZL gene encoding deleted in azoospermia-like isoform X3: MGSANAEAQCASISEDNTNLSTTCQGYVLPEGKIMPNTVFVGGIDIRMNEAEIRSYFERYGAVKEVKIITDRTGVSKGYGFVSFLDNVDVQKIVESQINFHGKKLKLGPAIRKQQNLCSYVQPRPLVFNPPAPQFHSVWSNQSTETYMQPPAVVSPLTQYVQTYPYSSPALLIQQQVPVGYQPAYNYQVQPQWVPGEQRNYIMPPVYTSVNYHYSEDPEFIQTECVVPEPTQSSSNSPQKKSVDRSIQTVVSCLFNPENRLRNTFVSQEDYFKERRAHHFRKGRAVLKSV; encoded by the exons ATGGGg tctgcaaATGCAGAAGCGCAGTGTGCAAGCATCTCAGAAGATAATACCAATTTGTCAACAACCTGTCAAGGATATGTTTTACCAGAAGGAAAAATCATGCCAAATACAGTCTTTGTTGGTGGAATCGATATAAGG atGAATGAAGCAGAAATTCGGAGTTACTTTGAACGATATGGTGCTGTGAAAGAGGTGAAAATAATCACTGACAGGACTGGTGTTTCTAAAGG GTATGGATTCGTATCATTCCTGGACAATGTGGATGTTCAGAAAATAGTAGAA tcaCAAATCAACTTCCATGGCAAAAAGCTGAAACTGGGGCCAGCGattagaaaacaacaaaatttgt GTTCTTATGTGCAACCGAGGCCATTAGTTTTCAATCCTCCTGCCCCCCAGTTCCATAGTGTATGGAGTAATCAAAGTACAGAGACCTACATGCAGCCTCCAGCTGTGGTGAGCCCACTAACTCAATATGTACAG ACATATCCGTACAGCTCCCCAGCTTTATTGATACAGCAGCAAGTTCCTGTAGGATATCAGCCAGCTTACAACTATCAG GTTCAACCACAATGGGTTCCTGGGGAGCAAAGAAATTATATTATGCCTCCG gTTTATACTTCAGTCAACTATCACTACAGTGAGGATCCTGAATTTATACAGACAGAATGTGTTGTTCCAGAGCCCACACAGTCGTCTAGTAACAGTCCACAAAAG AAGTCTGTGGACAGGAGCATACAAACGGTAGTATCCTGTCTGTTTAATCCTGAGAATCGTCTGAGGAACACCTTTGTATCACAAGAAGACTACTTTAAG GAGAGGCGGGCGCATCacttcagaaaaggaagagcagtACTCAAAAGTGTTTAA
- the DAZL gene encoding deleted in azoospermia-like isoform X1 translates to MAAAVEYPVLSLLGRATGIPSAASANAEAQCASISEDNTNLSTTCQGYVLPEGKIMPNTVFVGGIDIRMNEAEIRSYFERYGAVKEVKIITDRTGVSKGYGFVSFLDNVDVQKIVESQINFHGKKLKLGPAIRKQQNLCSYVQPRPLVFNPPAPQFHSVWSNQSTETYMQPPAVVSPLTQYVQTYPYSSPALLIQQQVPVGYQPAYNYQVQPQWVPGEQRNYIMPPVYTSVNYHYSEDPEFIQTECVVPEPTQSSSNSPQKKSVDRSIQTVVSCLFNPENRLRNTFVSQEDYFKERRAHHFRKGRAVLKSV, encoded by the exons ATGGCGGCGGCGGTTGAGTACCCGGTCCTGTCCCTCCTGGGCCGAGCCACGGGGATCCCCTCAGCCGCG tctgcaaATGCAGAAGCGCAGTGTGCAAGCATCTCAGAAGATAATACCAATTTGTCAACAACCTGTCAAGGATATGTTTTACCAGAAGGAAAAATCATGCCAAATACAGTCTTTGTTGGTGGAATCGATATAAGG atGAATGAAGCAGAAATTCGGAGTTACTTTGAACGATATGGTGCTGTGAAAGAGGTGAAAATAATCACTGACAGGACTGGTGTTTCTAAAGG GTATGGATTCGTATCATTCCTGGACAATGTGGATGTTCAGAAAATAGTAGAA tcaCAAATCAACTTCCATGGCAAAAAGCTGAAACTGGGGCCAGCGattagaaaacaacaaaatttgt GTTCTTATGTGCAACCGAGGCCATTAGTTTTCAATCCTCCTGCCCCCCAGTTCCATAGTGTATGGAGTAATCAAAGTACAGAGACCTACATGCAGCCTCCAGCTGTGGTGAGCCCACTAACTCAATATGTACAG ACATATCCGTACAGCTCCCCAGCTTTATTGATACAGCAGCAAGTTCCTGTAGGATATCAGCCAGCTTACAACTATCAG GTTCAACCACAATGGGTTCCTGGGGAGCAAAGAAATTATATTATGCCTCCG gTTTATACTTCAGTCAACTATCACTACAGTGAGGATCCTGAATTTATACAGACAGAATGTGTTGTTCCAGAGCCCACACAGTCGTCTAGTAACAGTCCACAAAAG AAGTCTGTGGACAGGAGCATACAAACGGTAGTATCCTGTCTGTTTAATCCTGAGAATCGTCTGAGGAACACCTTTGTATCACAAGAAGACTACTTTAAG GAGAGGCGGGCGCATCacttcagaaaaggaagagcagtACTCAAAAGTGTTTAA
- the DAZL gene encoding deleted in azoospermia-like isoform X5 — MPNTVFVGGIDIRMNEAEIRSYFERYGAVKEVKIITDRTGVSKGYGFVSFLDNVDVQKIVESQINFHGKKLKLGPAIRKQQNLCSYVQPRPLVFNPPAPQFHSVWSNQSTETYMQPPAVVSPLTQYVQTYPYSSPALLIQQQVPVGYQPAYNYQVQPQWVPGEQRNYIMPPVYTSVNYHYSEDPEFIQTECVVPEPTQSSSNSPQKKSVDRSIQTVVSCLFNPENRLRNTFVSQEDYFKERRAHHFRKGRAVLKSV, encoded by the exons ATGCCAAATACAGTCTTTGTTGGTGGAATCGATATAAGG atGAATGAAGCAGAAATTCGGAGTTACTTTGAACGATATGGTGCTGTGAAAGAGGTGAAAATAATCACTGACAGGACTGGTGTTTCTAAAGG GTATGGATTCGTATCATTCCTGGACAATGTGGATGTTCAGAAAATAGTAGAA tcaCAAATCAACTTCCATGGCAAAAAGCTGAAACTGGGGCCAGCGattagaaaacaacaaaatttgt GTTCTTATGTGCAACCGAGGCCATTAGTTTTCAATCCTCCTGCCCCCCAGTTCCATAGTGTATGGAGTAATCAAAGTACAGAGACCTACATGCAGCCTCCAGCTGTGGTGAGCCCACTAACTCAATATGTACAG ACATATCCGTACAGCTCCCCAGCTTTATTGATACAGCAGCAAGTTCCTGTAGGATATCAGCCAGCTTACAACTATCAG GTTCAACCACAATGGGTTCCTGGGGAGCAAAGAAATTATATTATGCCTCCG gTTTATACTTCAGTCAACTATCACTACAGTGAGGATCCTGAATTTATACAGACAGAATGTGTTGTTCCAGAGCCCACACAGTCGTCTAGTAACAGTCCACAAAAG AAGTCTGTGGACAGGAGCATACAAACGGTAGTATCCTGTCTGTTTAATCCTGAGAATCGTCTGAGGAACACCTTTGTATCACAAGAAGACTACTTTAAG GAGAGGCGGGCGCATCacttcagaaaaggaagagcagtACTCAAAAGTGTTTAA
- the DAZL gene encoding deleted in azoospermia-like isoform X4 encodes MSANAEAQCASISEDNTNLSTTCQGYVLPEGKIMPNTVFVGGIDIRMNEAEIRSYFERYGAVKEVKIITDRTGVSKGYGFVSFLDNVDVQKIVESQINFHGKKLKLGPAIRKQQNLCSYVQPRPLVFNPPAPQFHSVWSNQSTETYMQPPAVVSPLTQYVQTYPYSSPALLIQQQVPVGYQPAYNYQVQPQWVPGEQRNYIMPPVYTSVNYHYSEDPEFIQTECVVPEPTQSSSNSPQKKSVDRSIQTVVSCLFNPENRLRNTFVSQEDYFKERRAHHFRKGRAVLKSV; translated from the exons ATG tctgcaaATGCAGAAGCGCAGTGTGCAAGCATCTCAGAAGATAATACCAATTTGTCAACAACCTGTCAAGGATATGTTTTACCAGAAGGAAAAATCATGCCAAATACAGTCTTTGTTGGTGGAATCGATATAAGG atGAATGAAGCAGAAATTCGGAGTTACTTTGAACGATATGGTGCTGTGAAAGAGGTGAAAATAATCACTGACAGGACTGGTGTTTCTAAAGG GTATGGATTCGTATCATTCCTGGACAATGTGGATGTTCAGAAAATAGTAGAA tcaCAAATCAACTTCCATGGCAAAAAGCTGAAACTGGGGCCAGCGattagaaaacaacaaaatttgt GTTCTTATGTGCAACCGAGGCCATTAGTTTTCAATCCTCCTGCCCCCCAGTTCCATAGTGTATGGAGTAATCAAAGTACAGAGACCTACATGCAGCCTCCAGCTGTGGTGAGCCCACTAACTCAATATGTACAG ACATATCCGTACAGCTCCCCAGCTTTATTGATACAGCAGCAAGTTCCTGTAGGATATCAGCCAGCTTACAACTATCAG GTTCAACCACAATGGGTTCCTGGGGAGCAAAGAAATTATATTATGCCTCCG gTTTATACTTCAGTCAACTATCACTACAGTGAGGATCCTGAATTTATACAGACAGAATGTGTTGTTCCAGAGCCCACACAGTCGTCTAGTAACAGTCCACAAAAG AAGTCTGTGGACAGGAGCATACAAACGGTAGTATCCTGTCTGTTTAATCCTGAGAATCGTCTGAGGAACACCTTTGTATCACAAGAAGACTACTTTAAG GAGAGGCGGGCGCATCacttcagaaaaggaagagcagtACTCAAAAGTGTTTAA